A genomic region of Lodderomyces elongisporus chromosome 5, complete sequence contains the following coding sequences:
- the zuo1 gene encoding Zuotin (BUSCO:EOG092634M1), with amino-acid sequence MSIVLPAGDASGFKAVGKYSAPVRRPIEPVGRYFLAHASRTLRGHTWSEFEKIEAEKNVKQIEEDEDDDLGDEEQSEELLEHDPREWKTANLYAVLGLSHLRYKATEDQIRRAHRKQVLKHHPDKKSASGGLEHDSFFKIIQKAFEVMLDPVKRKQYDSVDTESDPQPPSPKTNYDFFEVWGPIFESEGRFSNKQPVPSLGGPDATKDEVDAFYNFWGKFDSWKTFEFKDEDVPDDTANRDHKRYIERKNVAARKKFKQEDNKRVIGLVERAYSEDPRIKAFKEAAKKAKAAKKWEQEAGSRKAAEEAAAKKAAEEEAAKKAAEEAANAKANSKKAKEAAKAAKKKNKRNIRAAVKDNGYFGDEAKSSVIDADVDLLIEKFDDVKLGEVASSLKDADATTTKSVIENAAKDLVSAGSLEKSYLKYFQL; translated from the coding sequence ATGTCTATTGTCTTACCTGCAGGAGATGCTAGCGGTTTCAAAGCCGTTGGAAAATATTCAGCGCCAGTTCGTCGTCCAATCGAGCCAGTTGGACGTTACTTTTTAGCACATGCATCGAGAACTCTTAGGGGCCACACTTGGTCAGAGTTTGAGAAGATCGAGGCTGAAAAGAATgttaaacaaattgaagaagacgaagatGACGATTTGGGAGACGAAGAGCAAAGTGAAGAGTTGTTAGAACACGATCCAAGAGAATGGAAGACAGCTAATTTGTACGCTGTTTTAGGGTTGTCACATTTGAGATACAAGGCCACTGAAGATCAAATCAGAAGAGCACACAGAAAACAAGTGTTGAAACATCACCCAGATAAGAAGTCAGCATCTGGTGGTTTGGAGCACGATTCATTCTTCAAGATCATTCAAAAGGCATTTGAGGTGATGTTGGACCCAGTCAAGAGAAAGCAATACGACTCTGTTGATACCGAGTCCGACCCTCAACCACCATCACCTAAAACAAACTACGACTTCTTTGAAGTTTGGGGACCAATTTTTGAGAGCGAAGGAAGATTTTCCAATAAGCAGCCTGTTCCATCTTTGGGTGGTCCAGATGCTACCAAAGATGAAGTCGACGCTTTCTACAACTTCTGGGGTAAATTTGACTCTTGGAAGACATTTGAGttcaaagatgaagatgtcCCAGATGACACTGCCAACAGAGACCACAAGCGTTACATTGAGCGTAAGAATGTAGCAGCCAGAAAGAAGTTCAAGCAAGAGGACAACAAGAGAGTGATTGGTTTGGTTGAAAGAGCTTACAGCGAGGACCCAAGAATCAAGGCATTCAAAGAGGCTGCTAAAAAGGCCAAGGCAGCAAAGAAATGGGAACAAGAAGCCGGTTCTAGAAAAGCTGCCGAAGAAGCCGCAGCAAAGAAAGCagctgaagaagaagcagctAAAAAGGCTGCCGAGGAAGCTGCCAATGCCAAAGCCAACTCCAAAAAGGCAAAGGAGGCTGCCAAGGCTgctaagaaaaagaataagagaAATATCAGAGCTGCCGTTAAGGACAATGGCTATTTCGGAGATGAGGCAAAGAGCTCGGTCATTGATGCCGATGTTGATTTGCTTATCGAGAAATTCGACGATGTTAAGTTGGGAGAGGTTGCTTCAAGCTTGAAAGATGCAGATGCTACCACAACCAAATCAGTCATTGAAAACGCTGCTAAGGACTTGGTTTCTGCTGGATCTTTAGAGAAGTCTTACTTGAAGTACTTTCAATTATAG
- a CDS encoding uncharacterized protein (BUSCO:EOG0926400M), with protein MAVINQPNSQIRLTNVSLVRMKKGKKRFEIACYQNKVQDWRSKIEKDLDEVLQIPQVFINVSKGQVANNDDLMKAFGTTDQDEIVLEILNKGEIQLNEKERNANLQQKQNEFLTIISTKCINPRSKKRYPPTMIEKALNEIKFHLNPTKTTKTQALEAIKALVEKQIIPIARAQMKVKINLTKKAYQKAYENDIKPAIDHLEELENDGKMYEIVGIIDPMNYRVLVNLFEEKELKNEGSVEVLDMSAVKET; from the coding sequence ATGGCGGTCATCAATCAACCAAATAGTCAGATTAGACTAACAAATGTGTCGCTAGTGCGTATGAAGAAAGGCAAAAAGCGGTTTGAAATTGCTTGCTACCAGAATAAAGTACAGGACTGGAGGCTGAAAATTGAGAAAGACTTGGATGAAGTGCTCCAGATTCCACAAGTTTTCATCAATGTCTCCAAAGGACAAGTTGCCAACAATGATGACTTGATGAAGGCATTTGGCACGACTGACCAAGATGAGATTGTGCTTGAAATCCTCAATAAAGGTGAGATTCAACTaaatgaaaaggaaagaaatgCAAACTTgcaacagaaacagaatgAGTTTTTAACTATCATCTCGACAAAGTGTATAAACCCCAGGTCAAAGAAACGGTATCCTCCAACAATGATAGAGAAGGCTTTAAACGAGATCAAATTCCACCTCAACCCTACAAAGACTACCAAAACCCAGGCATTAGAGGCAATCAAGGCGTTAgtggaaaaacaaattattcCCATTGCGAGGGCGCAAATGAAAGTGAAAATAAACTTGACCAAAAAGGCATATCAAAAGGCATATGAAAACGATATAAAACCTGCAATTGACCATTTAGAGGAGTTGGAGAATGATGGCAAAATGTATGAAATTGTGGGTATAATCGATCCCATGAACTATAGAGTATTGGTGAATTTATTtgaggagaaggagttaAAGAACGAGGGATCCGTAGAAGTTTTGGATATGTCAGCTGTTAAGGAGACTTAG
- the QCR9 gene encoding qcr9 subunit 9 of the ubiquinol cytochrome-c reductase complex has protein sequence MLTVLGRLLERNSIYVGTIFAGAFAFQGFFDVAINRWWDAHNHAKLWSTVKSNFIEGGDDDEDDE, from the exons ATGTTG ACTGTGCTTGGAAGATTACTCGAGAGAAACTCAATTTACGTGGGTACTATTTTTGCTGGTGCTTTTGCATTTCAAGGATTCTTCGACGTGGCTATTAACAGATGGTGGGATGCTCACAACCACGCTAAATTGTGGTCTACAGTGAAGAGCAATTTCATTGAAGGTGGCGATGACgacgaagatgatgaataa
- the TYS1 gene encoding Tyrosine--tRNA ligase cytoplasmic: MASLSSQEQYDLITKGLQEVLNGQIIKDVLEKEQRPVKIYWGTAPTGKPHCGYFVPMVKLAHFLKAGCEVTVLLADLHAFLDNMKASLEVVQYRAKYYEYVVKAILRSINVPIEKLKFVIGSSYQQDGPYIMDLFKMSNVVSQNDAKRAGADVVKQVANPLLSGLIYPLMQAIDEEHLKVDAQFGGVDQRKIFVLAEENLPSLGYKKRAHLMNPMVPGLGQGGKMSASDPNSKIDIIEEPKVVKKKVNSAYCAPGDVKDNGLIAFLEYVVQPIHELKTGVNGAFELTIDRPEKYGGLISYDSLDKLKKDYEEGSLAAPDLKSGVADKINELLAPIRAEFEQSEEFQAAQKNGYPVEVPKEQKKVKKPKNKGTRHPGAAKTGAASTETTQSVEKDAESTEITESAATATEKKEGEVEAVSAAVEEVKLN, encoded by the coding sequence ATGGCCAGTTTAAGTTCTCAAGAGCAATACGATCTTATTACAAAGGGACTTCAAGAAGTTCTTAACGGACAGATCATCAAGGATGTCTTGGAGAAGGAGCAAAGACCAGTAAAGATTTACTGGGGTACAGCACCTACAGGAAAACCACACTGTGGATACTTTGTGCCCATGGTTAAGTTGGCCCACTTTTTGAAAGCCGGATGTGAGGTCACTGTTTTGTTGGCCGACTTGCACGCATTCTTGGATAACATGAAAGCGTCGTTGGAGGTTGTGCAATACAGAGCCAAGTACTACGAGTACGTCGTGAAGGCCATCTTGAGATCAATCAACGTTCCAATCGAAAAACTTAAATTTGTTATTGGTTCGTCTTACCAACAAGATGGTCCTTACATTATGgatcttttcaaaatgtcaAATGTTGTGTCACAAAATGATGCCAAGAGGGCTGGTGCCGATGTCGTTAAACAAGTGGCCAATCCATTGTTATCTGGTTTGATCTACCCCTTGATGCAAGCTATCGATGAGGAACATCTCAAGGTTGATGCTCAATTTGGTGGTGTTGACCAGAGAAagatttttgttttggccGAAGAGAATTTGCCAAGTCTAGGATACAAGAAGCGTGCACACTTGATGAATCCTATGGTGCCTGGTTTGGGCCAAGGAGGTAAAATGAGTGCATCTGATCCGAATTCCAAGATCGACATCATTGAAGAACCAAAAGttgtgaagaagaaggtcAATAGCGCATATTGTGCTCCTGGAGATGTTAAGGATAATGGTTTAATTGCATTCTTAGAATATGTCGTGCAACCAATTCACGAGTTAAAGACCGGTGTTAATGGTGCTTTTGAGCTCACCATCGATAGACCAGAAAAATATGGAGGACTAATATCTTACGATTCCTTGGacaaattgaagaaggatTACGAAGAGGGCAGTTTGGCTGCTCCAGACTTGAAGAGCGGTGTTGCTGATAAGATCAATGAGTTGTTGGCTCCTATTAGAGCCGAGTTTGAACAAAGTGAAGAGTTCCAAGCAGCACAAAAGAACGGATACCCAGTTGAAGTAccaaaagagcaaaagaaggttaagaaaccaaagaatAAGGGAACTCGCCACCCAGGTGCTGCAAAGACTGGTGCTGCAAGCACTGAAACTACTCAAAGTGTTGAGAAGGATGCTGAAAGTACTGAAATTACTGAAAGTGCTGCAACTGCTacagagaagaaagagggCGAAGTGGAGGCCGTTTCGGCAGCAGTTGAAGAAGTCAAGCTCAACTAG